Proteins found in one Flavobacterium channae genomic segment:
- a CDS encoding YeeE/YedE family protein: MELILGTWHWAISGFLIGIVMLLLIYFGKSFGMSSNLRIMCTMAGAGKFSDFFKFDWREQKWSLAVVLGAILGGFIAYHFLSNNTGVNINPDTITQLQSLGIDAPNGKLMPDALFSIDVLQTPKGFAILLIGGLLIGFGTRYAGGCTSGHAISGLSNFQLPSLVAVIGFFIGGLVMAHYLLPLILKAI; the protein is encoded by the coding sequence ATGGAATTAATTTTAGGTACTTGGCATTGGGCTATATCTGGTTTTTTAATCGGGATAGTGATGTTATTATTGATTTATTTTGGAAAATCTTTCGGAATGTCTTCAAACCTTAGAATCATGTGTACTATGGCTGGAGCAGGAAAATTTAGTGATTTCTTTAAATTTGATTGGCGTGAACAAAAATGGAGTTTGGCTGTTGTTTTAGGAGCAATTCTAGGAGGTTTTATAGCTTATCATTTTTTATCTAACAATACTGGAGTAAATATAAATCCGGATACAATTACACAATTACAATCACTAGGAATTGATGCTCCTAACGGAAAATTAATGCCAGATGCATTGTTTAGTATTGATGTGCTTCAAACACCAAAAGGATTTGCTATTTTATTAATAGGTGGATTATTAATAGGTTTTGGCACTCGTTATGCAGGTGGTTGTACTTCAGGACATGCCATTTCTGGATTAAGTAATTTTCAACTACCTTCATTAGTAGCCGTAATTGGATTTTTTATTGGAGGCTTAGTAATGGCTCATTATTTATTACCTTTAATTCTTAAAGCAATTTAA
- a CDS encoding DUF6691 family protein: MKLARFFLVGVLFGIVLTKAEAVSWYRIYEMFHFQSFHMYGIIGMALFTGVVGIQLIKRFKVKDFNGMPIQIIEKERGFWRYIIGGSLFGLGWALVGSCPGPIFILLGTGTYAIAVVLIGALLGTYIYGLLKDKLPH; the protein is encoded by the coding sequence ATGAAGTTAGCACGATTTTTTTTAGTAGGAGTATTGTTTGGAATTGTTTTAACAAAAGCGGAAGCTGTTTCATGGTATCGCATTTATGAAATGTTTCATTTTCAATCATTTCATATGTATGGTATCATTGGTATGGCTTTATTTACAGGAGTTGTAGGTATTCAGTTGATAAAGAGATTTAAAGTAAAAGACTTTAATGGTATGCCTATTCAAATTATTGAGAAAGAAAGAGGATTTTGGCGATATATTATTGGTGGTTCTTTATTTGGATTGGGTTGGGCTCTTGTAGGAAGTTGTCCTGGGCCAATTTTTATATTATTAGGAACAGGAACTTACGCTATTGCTGTAGTTTTAATTGGAGCATTATTAGGAACTTATATTTATGGATTATTAAAAGATAAGTTGCCTCATTAA